In Haladaptatus sp. R4, the DNA window GCATCACGACATCGGTTCCACATTCACGGAGACCGGCCGAAAGCGCATCCGCGAGGAATCGTCCGCTGTCGCGGGGGTCACGTCCGATAACGACGCGCTCGACGCCGGTCGAGGCGAGCGCTCGACCGACCGACAACGCGAGGTCTCCGGTGACTACTTCGCCGACAGGGCCGCGAATTCCGCTGGTTCCGAACATTGATTCGTACGACATTCGGGACGGCCAAAAGGGTTCCCTTCGGACGGGACTGTTTACTGGAAAGCGGGCATGAGTCGTCGGTTTTTACCAAATGAGAGAAAAGTTCACAACCGTCCGACTACATAGAATGTGAGAGTATATCACGCAAAGGAACGAATAGTAACTCGAAACGAGTGAGTGGAAATGTACACCGAAATACTCGTGGCGACCGACGGAAGCGACAGGTCAGCCGTCGCGTTGGAGCACGCTTTCGAGTTGGCGGCACAGTTCGACGCGACGCTCCACGTAGTGTACGTACTCAATACGGCCAACAGTCCGCTTGGACTCGACAACGTTCTCACCGACGTTCACAACCCACCGGGGGAATCGCTCATCGAGGAAGTCGTCCAAGAGGGACGAGAGCAGGGTCTCACCATCGAAGGCCACGTCCTCAAAGGGGTTCCCCACGAA includes these proteins:
- a CDS encoding universal stress protein, translating into MYTEILVATDGSDRSAVALEHAFELAAQFDATLHVVYVLNTANSPLGLDNVLTDVHNPPGESLIEEVVQEGREQGLTIEGHVLKGVPHETIVEYAIENGVHLIVIATHGRSGVVRGMLGSVTENVIRRSEVPVLTVRIGSADG